In Quercus robur chromosome 10, dhQueRobu3.1, whole genome shotgun sequence, a genomic segment contains:
- the LOC126702052 gene encoding uncharacterized protein LOC126702052: MVSNSITTASMSSGPNTRDLGKKKRANRSAKLKQCKLDARREQWLSQGTAKNKGCKEEQNDGVQSRKGVNSSLKNLEMSSRGEEMEGSMLIHQYSDLDSPANSPTSVTSSVLGGSTGSGTNFTGTSSGSSRSSSSSSGGYCSGNITEDEEGGEEGGGDDGCLDDWEAVADALVAENKNPCSESSPERESVAELVSSREANDGVGLGGGDLKPECPKMVLRGACGNSQAWRPDDAFRPRSLPNLSKQQSLPNPDRHYGGGAGGVTWGCNKVVSMPTSCPICYEDLDFTDSSFLPCLCGFRLCLFCHKRILEEDGRCPGCRKPYETDAVEAETSVHGGNLTFRLARSCSMIARS, translated from the exons ATGGTTTCAAACTCGATCACCACAGCTTCGATGTCTTCGGGTCCGAACACGAGGGATTTGGGCAAGAAGAAGAGG GCAAACAGGTCCGCCAAATTGAAGCAGTGCAAGCTTGACGCTCGTCGCGAACAATGGCTATCTCAAG GTACGGCGAAAAACAAAGGGTGTAAGGAGGAACAAAACGACGGCGTTCAGTCACGTAAAGGGGTGAACAGTTCGTTGAAGAATTTAGAGATGAGTTCTAGAGGTGAAGAAATGGAAGGGTCGATGTTGATTCATCAATACAGCGATTTGGACTCGCCGGCGAACAGTCCAACCAGTGTGACTAGTAGTGTCTTGGGGGGTAGTACTGGTTCGGGTACGAATTTCACTGGGACTAGCAGTGGTAGCAGTAGAAGTAGTAGTAGTAGCAGTGGTGGGTATTGCTCTGGGAATATTAcagaagatgaagaaggaggtgaagaaggaggaggagatgATGGGTGTTTGGATGATTGGGAAGCTGTGGCGGATGCTTTAGTGGCAGAAAACAAAAACCCGTGTTCAGAATCTTCTCCGGAGCGTGAATCTGTTGCTGAATTGGTTTCTTCTAGGGAAGCGAATGATGGGGTGGGATTAGGAGGTGGTGATTTGAAGCCCGAGTGTCCAAAAATGGTTCTGAGGGGGGCTTGTGGGAACAGCCAAGCGTGGAGGCCGGATGATGCTTTTAGGCCTCGGAGTTTACCCAATTTGTCTAAGCAGCAAAGCTTGCCTAATCCAGATCGGCATTATGGCGGAGGAGCAGGAGGGGTCACGTGGGGTTGTAACAAAGTGGTGTCTATGCCAACTTCGTGTCCTATATGCTATGAGGATTTGGATTTCACAGACTCGAGCTTTTTGCCTTGCTTGTGTGGGTTCCGGCTCTGCCTTTTCTGCCACAAGAGGATTCTTGAGGAGGATGGCCGCTGTCCTGGATGCAGGAAGCCATATGAGACTGATGCTGTTGAGGCAGAGACAAGTGTTCATGGGGGCAACCTGACTTTCAGGTTGGCTCGTTCTTGTAGTATGATCGCAAGGTCTTAG